A genomic window from Leptospiraceae bacterium includes:
- a CDS encoding MerR family transcriptional regulator yields MDYYTISQLAQKAGVNVETIRYYERINLIPKPPKNSYEYRKYPLSILDRIKFIKKFQSLGFSLRDISEILTLQEETSYEKVKKIFEDKLFKIEKEIRELENSKMKIEDLLNCLVSSKEINFCLFYKPEKSRNSSKCN; encoded by the coding sequence ATGGATTATTATACAATTAGTCAACTTGCACAAAAAGCCGGTGTAAATGTAGAGACCATCCGTTATTATGAAAGAATAAATTTAATTCCAAAACCACCCAAGAATTCCTATGAATATCGAAAATATCCCCTGAGCATTCTTGATAGAATAAAGTTTATTAAAAAATTTCAGTCCCTGGGCTTCAGTCTAAGAGACATTTCTGAAATTTTAACACTTCAGGAAGAGACAAGCTATGAAAAAGTAAAAAAAATCTTTGAAGATAAGTTATTCAAAATTGAAAAAGAAATTAGGGAACTAGAGAACTCGAAAATGAAAATTGAGGATCTTCTGAACTGTTTAGTCTCCAGTAAAGAAATAAATTTCTGTTTATTTTATAAGCCCGAAAAGAGCAGGAATTCTTCTAAATGCAATTAA